One part of the Vicia villosa cultivar HV-30 ecotype Madison, WI linkage group LG6, Vvil1.0, whole genome shotgun sequence genome encodes these proteins:
- the LOC131614612 gene encoding uncharacterized protein LOC131614612, which yields MTGRNDDAIVAALEVVAQAMQNQPNAGVMDESRSLNEAQAWLKEMERIFQVMDCSTAQKVLYGTHMLAGEVNDWWVGTLQRLKAIGERGDVEFSKCIEFENGLHPKIKWAIGYQQIRMFTELVNMCLIYEGDSLAHSAYYKSLDEKGRKSHHDCKKPYDAPTDKWKQEVANGKKPSGGGAPATVRCYRCGEQGHRFNECENKTLRCYQCGKTDHRVLDCKDDGPTCFKYGE from the exons ATGactggaagaaacgacgatgcaattGTTGCTGCCTTGGAGGTTGTTGCTCAGGCCATGCAGAACCAACCTAATGCTGGAGTGATGGACGAGTCGCGTAGCTTGA ATGAAGCTCAAGCGTGGCTtaaggagatggagaggatcttcCAAGTGATGGATTGTTCTACAGCGCAGAAGGTACTTtatggtactcatatgctggCTGGAGAAGTTAATGATTGGTGGGTTGGCACTCTTCAAAGATTGAAGGCTATTGGTGAA CGAGGAGACGTTGAGTTTTCAAAGTGTATCGAATTTGAGAATGGGCTGCATCCGAAGATTAAATGGGCGATTGGGTATCAGCAAATCCGTATGTTCACAGAATTGGTGAACATGTGTCTCATTTATGAAGGGGACAGCCTTGCTCATTCGGCTTATTACAAGAGTCTGGACGAGAAGGGGAGAAAATCGCATCATGATTGTAAGAAGCCTTATGATGCTCCTACTGACAAATGGAAGCAGGAAGTTGCTAATGggaagaagccaagtgggggaggagctccTGCTACTGTCCGGTGTTATAGGTGTGGTGAACAAGGTCACCGTTTCAATGAGTGTGAGAATAAGACGTTGAGATGTTACCAATGTGGTAAAACCGATCATCGTGTTCTTGACTGCAAGGACGATGGTCCGACTTGTTTTAAATATGGTGAATAG